DNA sequence from the Nitrospinota bacterium genome:
GTCCTCCCCTTCGCCTTAAGCCTTTGACAATGCCGTAGAGGAACTATATCAACGCTTTAGAGTCGCCCCTGCGTCACAAAAACATTCCGACCGAGGGAGCCGAAGTCCGTCTCATCCGCCGAGGTAGAGGCGCTTGACCTCTTCGTTGGCCAGCAATCCCGGACCCGTATCGGTAAAGCGGTTACATCCGAGCTCCAGGACGTACCCCCGGTCGGCAATGCTCAGCGCTTTGGCGGCGTTCTGTTCCACGATGACCAGGGTCGTGCCCATGGAGCGTAGCTCGGCAATCTTCTCGAATATAAAGCCGACGAACTTGGGGGCGAGGCCGAGGGAAGGTTCGTCGAGAAGCACCAGATCAGGGTCCATCATCAGCCCCCGGCCGATCGCCAGCATCTGCTGCTCGCCGCCGCTCATGGTGCCTGCCTTCTGGTAATGCCGCTCCTTCAGGAGCGGGAAGAGGGCGAAGACCTTCTCAAGGCCGGCGCTCAAGCGGGCGGCGTTTCTCTCCAGGAAGGCGCCCATCTCCAAGTTCTCTAGAACTGTCATGTGGGGGAAGACGATGCGACCCTGAGGCACATAGGCCAATCCCTTCTGCAGAGCCTTATCGGCCCGAATCCTCGTAATCTCTTCGCCCCGAAACCGGATCTTCCCCCCCAATATTCGGCAGAACCCAACAATGGATTTGAAAACGGTCGATTTGCCGGCCCCGTTGGGGCCGATAATAGTTACGACCTCACCTTCATGGACGTAGAGCGAGACCTCATCCAAGACCTTGTTGTTCCCGTAGCCGGACGAGAGGCCCTCAATCTGGAGGATGGGTTCAGTGCCGTCCAAAGTACGCCTCAATGACCTTCGGGTCATTCTGGATGTCGGCGGGCGCTCCTTCTGCAATCTTGCTGCCGTAGTCCATGACATAGATCCACTCGCAAAAGTTCATCACTACTTTCATGTCGTGCTCGACGATGATGAAGCTCTTGCCTTGGTCCCGAAGTTGGAGAATAAAGTCGAGGAGCTTGTTAAGCAGGGTCCTGTTGACGCCGGCGGCAGGCTCATCGAGGAGGATGATCTCGGGGTCGAGCATGAGAACCCGGACGAACTCAAGAAGCCTCTGCTGTCCGTAGGAGAGATTACCGGCGAACTCGTCCCGGAGAGGGTCGAGGTCTACGAAGGCCAACAGCTCCTCAGCCTGGTCGCGGTTTTCTCGCTCACCACCTTTAGGAGCCGAGGCAACGAGGTTCTCATAAGCCGTAAGCTCGGGAAAAACCCGATTGATCTGAAACGTCCGGCCGATACCTCTCCTGGTAACCTGATAGGCCTTGAGGTTCGTGATAGACTCGCCCTTGTAATAGATGGCGCCTCCGTCGGGTTTGTAGAGGCCGGAGATGAGGTTGAACAGGGTCGTTTTGCCGCTGCCGTTGGGTCCGATGAGGCCGTTTATGACTTGGGTTTTAAATGCCATCGTGCAGTGGTTGACGGCCTTGATACCGCCGAAATTCTTCGAAAGGTCTTCTACCACCAAAATAGCGTCGTTACGCATCGGCTCCTCCCCTACCATCCTCTCGCCACCCAGCCTCGC
Encoded proteins:
- a CDS encoding ABC transporter ATP-binding protein, translated to MLQIEGLSSGYGNNKVLDEVSLYVHEGEVVTIIGPNGAGKSTVFKSIVGFCRILGGKIRFRGEEITRIRADKALQKGLAYVPQGRIVFPHMTVLENLEMGAFLERNAARLSAGLEKVFALFPLLKERHYQKAGTMSGGEQQMLAIGRGLMMDPDLVLLDEPSLGLAPKFVGFIFEKIAELRSMGTTLVIVEQNAAKALSIADRGYVLELGCNRFTDTGPGLLANEEVKRLYLGG
- a CDS encoding ABC transporter ATP-binding protein codes for the protein MRNDAILVVEDLSKNFGGIKAVNHCTMAFKTQVINGLIGPNGSGKTTLFNLISGLYKPDGGAIYYKGESITNLKAYQVTRRGIGRTFQINRVFPELTAYENLVASAPKGGERENRDQAEELLAFVDLDPLRDEFAGNLSYGQQRLLEFVRVLMLDPEIILLDEPAAGVNRTLLNKLLDFILQLRDQGKSFIIVEHDMKVVMNFCEWIYVMDYGSKIAEGAPADIQNDPKVIEAYFGRH